The DNA segment TATCGAGCAGCTGGCTCATGTCACCGTCAGGATCCTGCATGGAGGCTTTTGCTATACCGAATTTAGCCGAAGTGAATATATAAGGAAACTCCAACTGGTCCTCATCGGCTCCGAGCGCGATGAAAAGGTCGAGCACTTGATCGTGAACTTTATCGGGATCGGCTTGAGGACGATCTATCTTGTTGATAACGACGACCGGCTTGAGTTTCAGTTCAAGAGCTTTACGGAGAACAAATTTTGTCTGTGGCATAGGTCCCTCGAACGCATCGACAAGCAACAGTACACCATCGACCATTTTCAATATACGCTCAACTTCCCCACCAAAATCAGCATGACCGGGGGTATCCACAATATTGATCTTGCACCCTTTGTATACCGTTGCGGCATTTTTTGATAAAATGGTAATACCGCGCTCTTTTTCCTGGGGATTGGAATCAAGCACGCGGGCATCGACTTGCTGATTTTCCCTGAAAGCTCCGGTGTGACGAAAAATTGCATCAACAAGGGTTGTCTTCCCGTGATCAACATGAGCGATTATGGCGATGTTGCGAATATTCTGTTTCATACTCATCTTTTTCGAGGCAAATATTTATATTTTGTTTCGATTCGGGCGAATATACACTTTTTTTCTTGACTCTGTACAAGGACTTTTCCAAACATTCACTTCATCAGGAACCACCGGAATATTTTTTATCAAATACCCCTCATGACATCTATGGACAACGAACTACTGAACAATACTCTACTTGTCGTACTTACCAGCATGGTATCGCTATTCTACGTCATATCGGTTAGCCTTTACGGTTCTGATTTTTTCAAAGGCAACACCTTTGCCAAAACCTACAAGCAGCCGGCACTCATTGTCACCATTGTCACGCATATCGCTTATATAGGCTTTCTCACCGCACCCGAAGGTTATAGACTGAATTATTCCATCTCGATGCTCATGACCATGGTTGCGCTGACACTCGCAGTGATCTACATGTTTATCGAATTCTCAACGAAAACAGAGAAAACCGGTTTTTTTATACTCTCTTTCTCTGCAGGCGCAGAGATTCTCGGCTCGATACTGCTTTTCACATCGTCAGGAGATGGCCCAAGCTTCAGTGGTCTGGGAATAGGCATCCACCTTCTTGCCGCGATATTCAGTTTCAGCTCCATTGCCATAGCAGGTCTTTACAGCTTCCTTTACCTCCTTCTGTTTCGCCAGATCAAAAACAACAAATTCGGCTTTCTTTTCGAAAACCTGCCAAACCTCGAAGTTCTTGAACAACTTATCAAACATGCTGTTGCCTTCGGGTTCCTGTTCCTTACCATCACGCTTCTCGCCGGCGTCATCGGCTCGATTCAAACGTCGGAAATCATCAACCTTTTCGACACAAGGCTCATAGCCCTCATCACAATATGGTTGTTTTACGGTTTCAGCCTTTTCATAAAAAAGCTTTTTGGCTGGGACACAATTCATATGGCGTACTTGCTTATCTTTCTTTTCGTTTTGACGACAACGCTGATTCTGCTAATGAGTATTTTTTCACCAACGTTTCACGGCCTAAGCTTTTAGTGTTTCCAGCTTGATAATTTTTTAGCTTTGAAGTATATTGATTGCCACTGACTTTTGAACAACGACCAGCAACATCACATCGATTTCAGGCAAGTAACTAAACCATCACATCATGAACATTATTTCAGTTGGTGTAAATCACAAAACTGCACCTATTGAAATCCGTGAAAGAGTTTCTCTTTCGGAAGTTCAGGCTAAAGAATTCCTGACAAACCTGATCGACGACAACATAGCGCTGGAAGCCATGGTACTTTCGACCTGCAACAGGACAGAGTTATATGTTGTCCCAGGCATGCCGGAGGTTGATGGCAAATATCTGAAGGAATACCTCATTGCATTCAGAAATGCACATAACGAGGTTCGTCCTGAACATTTCTTCAACCGTTTCTACTGTAACACGGCAAGACATCTGTTCGAAGTTGCAAGCGCAATTGATTCACTGATTCTCGGTGAAGGCCAGATCCTCGGACAGGTAAAGGACGGCTACAGAATAGCCGTCGAAGTGCAGTCAGCAGGCATTCTTCTTACTCGCCTCTGTCATACAGCTTTCAGTGTAGCAAAGAAAGTCAAGACCAAAACAAAGATAATGGAAGGCGCGGTTTCCGTGAGCTACGCCGCAGTCGAACTTGCCCAGAAAATTTTCTCCAATCTTTCCATGAAAAAGATACTTTTGATTGGGGCGGGAGAAACGGGTGAACTTGCAGCCAAACATATGTTCCAAAAAAATGCGAGGAACATTGTGATCACGAACAGAACGCTTTCAAAAGCAGAAGCCCTTGCAGAAGAGCTCGGAACCAACCAGGTGCTTCCTTATGAATCATACAAGGAACACCTTCATGAGTTCGATATTATCATTACCGCAGTAAGTATAAAAGAGTATGTGCTTACCGAGCCGGAACTGCAGCAAAGCATGCAGAAAAGACGGCTCAAACCTGTTATAATCCTCGATCTTGGCCTTCCTCGTAATGTCGATCCTGAAATCGGTAAACTCAAAAACATGTTCCTCAAGGACATCGATGACCTGAAACATATCATCGACAAAAACCTTGAAATGAGAAGAGCCGAGCTACCCAAGGTTCAGAAGATCATCGATGAAGAGCTTGTTGGATTCGGGCAGTGGATCAATACCTTGAAAGTTCGTCCCACCATTGTAGATCTGCAATCAAAGTTCATTGAAATCAAGGAAAAAGAGCTTGAGCGGTTCCGTTATAAGGTCAGTGAAGAAGAGCTTAAACGAATGGAGCGTTTGACGGACAGGATTCTCAAGAAGATCCTGCACCATCCAATTAAAATGCTTAAAGCTCCGGTTGATACGGCCGACACCATCCCAAGCAGAGTAAACCTTGTAAGGAACATTTTTGACCTTGAAGAACAAAATCAACGCACAAAGTAATCAGTTAAACGTTAATCAGTAATCGCATTGAAAAAGAAATTAATTATTGGTACCAGATCCAGCCCCCTGGCCTTGTGGCAGGCCGAATTCACCAAGGCCGAACTTTCGAAACACTATCCGGAACTCGACATAGAGCTCAAGCTGGTTAAAACAACCGGAGATGTACTGCTTGACTCTCCGCTTTCCAAAATCGGCGACATGGGACTTTTCACAAAAGACATTGAAAAGCACCTTATAGCAAACGAGATCGATCTCGCTGTCCATAGCCTGAAAGATGTTCCGACCGAAACACCGGCAGGACTTATGCTTTCCGCTTTCACAGAAAGGGAAGACACCAGAGACGTGATCATTTCAAAAAATGGTGAAAGTCTGAAGACTCTCCGTCAAGATGCTAAAATAGCAACCAGCAGCCTCCGCAGAACATCTCAGCTTCTGAGTATGCGACCTGATTTCCAGATGGGAGACATAAGAGGCAACCTGAATACCCGGTTTAAAAAGTTCGATGAGAGCGATTTTGACGCCATGTTACTTGCATACGCAGGCGTCCACCGGCTCAATTTCGGCGACCGCATTTCAGAAATCCTGCCTCATGAAACCATGCTGCCGGCAGTCGGCCAAGGAGCTTTGGGAATTGAAACACGTTCTGATGACGAGGAGACAAAAGAAATCGTCAAAGTCATGAACAACTCGAACACCGAGTTCTGCACCAAGGCTGAGCGCGCGCTTCTCCGCCATTTACAGGGTGGCTGCCAAATCCCGATCGGTTCTTACGCAAACCTGAAAAACGGAACGCTTCACTTGCTCGCATACGTCGGCTCGGTCGACGGCAAACGGGCAATCCGTGATGAAATCACGCTGGAGAACTGCACTCAACCAGAGCAGGCAGAGCAGGCTGGGATCAACCTGGCAAAAGAACTGCTCAAACTCGGTGCAAATGAAATCCTCGCCGAAATCAGAAAAACCTGCTGATGATGTCTGTTCTTGTCACAAGGCCCAAACATCAGGCAGGCTCATTTGTAGAGGAACTGAAAAAACACAATCTGACCTCGGTTGTTTTTCCAACAATCGAGATCAGGCCAACCATTGGGTGGACAATACCCGATATTTCAGTCTATAACGGCGCTTTTTTCACCAGCCCGAACAGTGTTCATTATTTTCTTGAAAGACTCGAAGACGAAGCACCCGAAGAGCTTGAGGAGCTGAAAAAAATAAAGATTTTCGCGGTAGGAAAAACAACGGCGAAAGATCTTGCGAACTACGGAATCATAACGGAGCCGGTACCAAAAGTAGCAGATGCCGTAAACCTAATGCAGGGAATCGACGCAAAAGAAATTCATGGCAAATCGTTTCTTTTTCTCCGTGGAAGTCTTTCACTCGGCATCATACCAGCGGCTATTGCTGAACGGGGGGGAACGTGTGATTCTTTAACCGTCTATGAAAACCATCCTCCAGATCTCAAAGCCACTGAAAAGGTGAAAAAGATGGTCAACGATGGTGACATTGCATGTTTGTCGTTCACCAGCCCGTCTACCGCCCAGAACTATTTCAAGGCGATCGGTTCGACAGATATACCCTCCGGCGTTCTGGTGGCTGCAATCGGCAAAACCACAGCCAATGCACTTGAGGAACTGGGAATAACTGTCGATATTGTTCCGGAATACTATGATGGACCTCATTTTGCAAAAGCAATCGCAAAAGCATTGAGCAACGAGTAATGATCAACCATCACCTTTCAGGCCTGAGTTCCTACTGTCCTTTGTATTTTCATCAACAAGTGGGGGGTTCTCTTCCGATACATCCTCCACCTGTCGTAAACGTCTTTGGATGGCACGAGTCCTCACACCCACGAGCCGATCGAGCTCCGTCCCTGCTTGCGTGATCCTGTTCTGAGCTTTTACGAGAACCTCTCCAAAAGCAGCAAACTCACTCTTAACCTGAGCGAGAACTCTCCATACCTCACCGGTCCTTTTCTGTATCGCAAGCGTTCTGAACCCCATCTGCAGACTGTTCAAAAGAGCAGCAAAGGTAGTAGGTCCCGCGACAATAACATTGAATTTACTTTGCAGGGTTTCAAGAAGAGCCGTATTGCGAACCACCTCTGCAAAAAGCCCTTCAGTCGGGAGAAACAAAATCCCGAAGTCGGTAGTTTCAGGAGGATTCAAGTATTTATCAGAAATATCTTTGGCACAGCGCAACATCTCTCCTTCAATTGCTTTTGTCGCAACCGCTATCATCTTCTTGTCGCCCACTTCCACAGCTTCGAGAAGACGATAATAGGCTTCGAGAGGAAATTTCGCGTCTACAGGAAGATACACCACACTTTCACCATCATCTTTTCCCGGAAGCTTAACCGCAAACTCTACCTGTTCGCGCTGCCTTTTTCCGAGCATGACGTTTTCCGCATATTGTTCGGGTGAAAGCAGGTTCGCCAATAAATGTCCAAGCTGCATTTCCCCGAAAACACCTCTGACTTTAACGTTGGCAAGCACTTTTTTCAAATCTCCAACACCGGACGCAAGCGTCTTCATTTCCCCCAAACCTTCGTGCACCTGACGAAGCCGATCGCTGACCAGGCTGAAAGATTCGGTCAAACGCTTTTCAAGAGTCGACTGTAGCTTTTCATCAACAGTCCTTCGCATCTCATCGAGTTTCACCTCATTCTTTTCCTGTAAAACCTGAAGTCGCTTTTCGACAGTGTCACGTATGCTATCCAAGGTCTTTGATGTTTCTTCTTTCAGCGCCTCCTGCCTCGATAAAAGTTCACCGAAATTTCTCCGCTGCAGCTCATCCTGCTGCATAACATGCATCCTCATGCTATCTTCAAAAGATTTCAAAGACGCTGATTGTTCGGTACGCCCCTCTTGAAACAACCGTGCAAGCTCTATCCTGTTGCGCTGAAATTCGTTTTTCTGCTCATTGCGAACCTGATCCAAATCCGCCCGAAGCATAGTCTCACTTTGCTGCAATGCATCTGCCGAAACAGCTCTTTTACTGACCCAAAAAAGAACAAGCAGAATGAGAAAAAGAAGAATGATAACAGCGATAAGAAAATAGATTATCATAAAGTACAGTCATCGCTTTGTTGAAAATAAATCCAAGGCGGATAATGACAGGAACGAACGAAATCCGATCTCCGATACCGAAAAGCGGATAATAACAGTTGTTTTCGAGGAACTAAGGGGAAATCAGACAATGGCGGCTATCAGCTTGCTCCCGATTAACCGGTTGGCGCTCACCAACCCCTGACCGTAAATCGTAGTTTGGCCGGTATAGTCAAAACAGCAGCCTCCGGCCTCCTGAACTATCGGGATAAGCGCCGCGCAATCCCATGGACTCATAATCTTGTCGACAGCCACCTCGGCTCTTCCGGACGCAACAAGCATATGACCGTAACAGTCACCCCATCCCCGGACCAATCCGGCATCATGACGAAGACTGTCTACAGGATGCTCCGAAGATGGATCGAGCAGGTACTCTTTTTCGGTAAAAACCACCGTTGCATCCCGGTAATCCGATATTGCCGAAACATGTATTGGATCACCGTTCAAAAATGCTCCCGACCCGGCTTCTGCATAATACATTTCATCAAGAGCGGGAAAATTGACAACCCCAACCTTCATTTCCCGATCAACTTCCAGACCGATCATGACCCCATAAAGCGGTACACCATGGATAAACGATCGTGTTCCATCAATCGGATCGAGAATCCAGCGA comes from the Prosthecochloris marina genome and includes:
- a CDS encoding cytochrome C assembly family protein, whose product is MDNELLNNTLLVVLTSMVSLFYVISVSLYGSDFFKGNTFAKTYKQPALIVTIVTHIAYIGFLTAPEGYRLNYSISMLMTMVALTLAVIYMFIEFSTKTEKTGFFILSFSAGAEILGSILLFTSSGDGPSFSGLGIGIHLLAAIFSFSSIAIAGLYSFLYLLLFRQIKNNKFGFLFENLPNLEVLEQLIKHAVAFGFLFLTITLLAGVIGSIQTSEIINLFDTRLIALITIWLFYGFSLFIKKLFGWDTIHMAYLLIFLFVLTTTLILLMSIFSPTFHGLSF
- the hemA gene encoding glutamyl-tRNA reductase gives rise to the protein MNIISVGVNHKTAPIEIRERVSLSEVQAKEFLTNLIDDNIALEAMVLSTCNRTELYVVPGMPEVDGKYLKEYLIAFRNAHNEVRPEHFFNRFYCNTARHLFEVASAIDSLILGEGQILGQVKDGYRIAVEVQSAGILLTRLCHTAFSVAKKVKTKTKIMEGAVSVSYAAVELAQKIFSNLSMKKILLIGAGETGELAAKHMFQKNARNIVITNRTLSKAEALAEELGTNQVLPYESYKEHLHEFDIIITAVSIKEYVLTEPELQQSMQKRRLKPVIILDLGLPRNVDPEIGKLKNMFLKDIDDLKHIIDKNLEMRRAELPKVQKIIDEELVGFGQWINTLKVRPTIVDLQSKFIEIKEKELERFRYKVSEEELKRMERLTDRILKKILHHPIKMLKAPVDTADTIPSRVNLVRNIFDLEEQNQRTK
- the hemC gene encoding hydroxymethylbilane synthase — encoded protein: MKKKLIIGTRSSPLALWQAEFTKAELSKHYPELDIELKLVKTTGDVLLDSPLSKIGDMGLFTKDIEKHLIANEIDLAVHSLKDVPTETPAGLMLSAFTEREDTRDVIISKNGESLKTLRQDAKIATSSLRRTSQLLSMRPDFQMGDIRGNLNTRFKKFDESDFDAMLLAYAGVHRLNFGDRISEILPHETMLPAVGQGALGIETRSDDEETKEIVKVMNNSNTEFCTKAERALLRHLQGGCQIPIGSYANLKNGTLHLLAYVGSVDGKRAIRDEITLENCTQPEQAEQAGINLAKELLKLGANEILAEIRKTC
- a CDS encoding uroporphyrinogen-III synthase, producing the protein MMSVLVTRPKHQAGSFVEELKKHNLTSVVFPTIEIRPTIGWTIPDISVYNGAFFTSPNSVHYFLERLEDEAPEELEELKKIKIFAVGKTTAKDLANYGIITEPVPKVADAVNLMQGIDAKEIHGKSFLFLRGSLSLGIIPAAIAERGGTCDSLTVYENHPPDLKATEKVKKMVNDGDIACLSFTSPSTAQNYFKAIGSTDIPSGVLVAAIGKTTANALEELGITVDIVPEYYDGPHFAKAIAKALSNE
- a CDS encoding DNA recombination protein RmuC, giving the protein MIIYFLIAVIILLFLILLVLFWVSKRAVSADALQQSETMLRADLDQVRNEQKNEFQRNRIELARLFQEGRTEQSASLKSFEDSMRMHVMQQDELQRRNFGELLSRQEALKEETSKTLDSIRDTVEKRLQVLQEKNEVKLDEMRRTVDEKLQSTLEKRLTESFSLVSDRLRQVHEGLGEMKTLASGVGDLKKVLANVKVRGVFGEMQLGHLLANLLSPEQYAENVMLGKRQREQVEFAVKLPGKDDGESVVYLPVDAKFPLEAYYRLLEAVEVGDKKMIAVATKAIEGEMLRCAKDISDKYLNPPETTDFGILFLPTEGLFAEVVRNTALLETLQSKFNVIVAGPTTFAALLNSLQMGFRTLAIQKRTGEVWRVLAQVKSEFAAFGEVLVKAQNRITQAGTELDRLVGVRTRAIQRRLRQVEDVSEENPPLVDENTKDSRNSGLKGDG
- the hisN gene encoding histidinol-phosphatase, with translation MTEDLQLAIKFAEGAGNLTLSFFRSKSLKIDAKRDDTPVTEADRNAEELIRREIASVFPDDGIFGEEFEEKLSVNGRRWILDPIDGTRSFIHGVPLYGVMIGLEVDREMKVGVVNFPALDEMYYAEAGSGAFLNGDPIHVSAISDYRDATVVFTEKEYLLDPSSEHPVDSLRHDAGLVRGWGDCYGHMLVASGRAEVAVDKIMSPWDCAALIPIVQEAGGCCFDYTGQTTIYGQGLVSANRLIGSKLIAAIV